The following coding sequences are from one Deltaproteobacteria bacterium window:
- a CDS encoding HAMP domain-containing histidine kinase has product MTFAKKIFIAVFLSTLMVGSILIWAAYKYTVNRSEEDFVARYQVFSKVLADTLNRLDTSTEALMLNAAKVVAEHDEKHGLLSTEKLRTLQSELGITHLFMIDRTGKFTRSTNDDPAGIPNLFSFCENYQKLITGSLDVEATPIIKPNPEPKPFKFLSIPNKDRSRIVEVGVRVDFITKTLAEAIKSDVNVISMSLYAPDGTPFGTYSDQNVAFESKKANLPGSFDMAIASPDSTSFFTKVISSHPRCCQCDVSGTSKNGEYYYVLESKVSKSELKAIQARAGIMFFLIGFGNALLSYILARLLSRRLVRNIEIAVNKVRKIKDQGDVTDRIRMNRGDEISFLTQEFDRLLDSLEESQKKLVEAEKAQSKVELAKIVAHNIRSPVIAIEMMLPGLIMVPERMKRILKKAVSEIKQLSEKLRTQSESVTSYLAKELDTDLVFVPILLDDLVRQKNIEFSNKCKSSIILKSTTGSERLFVKASSLELTCVLSNIINNAFESYGNSGGIVEILVFEDSGYCKIQILDYGSGIPETNLANLGKKNFSLKEGLGRGLGLVHAYNAVESWGGSISVDTKFGVGTKILMAVPIYDSKMVLPKNYSAQEAHSNALL; this is encoded by the coding sequence ATGACCTTCGCTAAAAAAATATTTATTGCAGTATTTTTATCTACTCTAATGGTTGGTTCAATTTTAATTTGGGCCGCCTACAAGTATACGGTGAATCGCTCCGAAGAAGACTTCGTGGCCCGCTATCAGGTTTTTTCAAAAGTTCTTGCTGATACATTGAACCGTTTGGATACCAGCACTGAAGCATTAATGTTGAATGCGGCTAAGGTCGTTGCTGAACATGATGAAAAACACGGGCTACTTTCGACAGAAAAACTAAGGACCCTCCAAAGTGAATTAGGAATTACTCACCTTTTTATGATTGATCGAACTGGAAAGTTCACCAGATCCACAAATGACGACCCCGCTGGAATTCCGAATTTATTTTCATTCTGCGAAAACTATCAAAAACTGATAACTGGTAGTCTTGATGTTGAAGCCACACCAATTATCAAACCAAATCCAGAGCCGAAGCCTTTCAAGTTTTTGTCGATTCCAAATAAAGACAGAAGTCGAATCGTTGAGGTTGGGGTTCGAGTTGATTTCATTACTAAAACTCTGGCCGAAGCGATTAAGTCCGACGTGAATGTGATTTCAATGTCTTTGTATGCCCCAGATGGAACTCCGTTTGGTACTTACTCAGATCAGAACGTAGCTTTTGAAAGTAAAAAAGCAAATTTGCCAGGGTCATTTGACATGGCAATCGCGTCTCCCGACAGTACCAGCTTTTTTACGAAAGTTATTTCTTCTCATCCAAGATGCTGCCAATGTGATGTCTCTGGTACTTCTAAAAACGGCGAATACTACTATGTTCTCGAGAGCAAAGTTTCGAAATCTGAACTGAAAGCAATTCAGGCCCGCGCCGGTATTATGTTTTTCCTAATTGGATTTGGCAATGCTTTATTATCCTATATTTTAGCCCGTCTACTTTCTCGTAGACTCGTCAGAAATATTGAGATCGCAGTTAATAAAGTTAGAAAAATAAAAGATCAAGGTGATGTTACCGATAGAATTAGAATGAATCGAGGCGATGAGATTTCGTTTTTAACACAAGAATTTGATCGGCTTTTGGATTCATTGGAAGAGTCGCAGAAAAAACTGGTTGAAGCTGAAAAAGCTCAGTCAAAAGTCGAATTGGCAAAGATCGTGGCTCATAATATACGTTCTCCTGTAATTGCAATAGAAATGATGCTGCCTGGGCTTATCATGGTGCCCGAGAGGATGAAACGGATTTTGAAGAAGGCCGTTTCAGAAATCAAACAGCTTTCAGAAAAACTAAGAACACAATCTGAATCCGTAACAAGTTATTTGGCTAAAGAACTAGATACCGACTTGGTTTTCGTACCAATTTTATTAGATGATTTAGTTCGACAAAAAAATATCGAATTTTCAAACAAATGCAAATCTTCCATTATTTTAAAGTCCACAACCGGATCTGAACGCCTTTTTGTAAAAGCAAGCTCTCTGGAACTGACTTGCGTACTTTCGAATATAATCAACAACGCTTTTGAATCATATGGTAATTCTGGTGGTATAGTCGAAATATTGGTTTTCGAAGATTCGGGATATTGTAAAATTCAGATCCTAGATTATGGCTCAGGTATCCCCGAAACTAATTTGGCCAACTTGGGAAAAAAGAATTTTTCTCTTAAAGAAGGTTTAGGACGAGGATTAGGGCTAGTTCATGCATATAACGCAGTCGAATCGTGGGGCGGGTCTATTTCTGTAGATACAAAATTTGGTGTTGGAACGAAAATTTTGATGGCAGTTCCCATTTATGATTCGAAAATGGTGTTACCAAAGAACTATTCAGCTCAGGAAGCTCATTCAAATGCACTTTTGTAA
- a CDS encoding winged helix-turn-helix transcriptional regulator, which yields MKSRSKTKLEPDAQIVLDSIRKIVRTLRQTSKFTEKNLGLSTAQIFVLQKLAASKVPLSINKLAAATLTHQSSVSVVVSKLVYRKLIDRVESETDSRSVELSISKHGQSLLTKSPMSIQERLMNGLAQLSETQRTALVKGLQALVQKSGMENEEPSMLLEDDTEKK from the coding sequence ATGAAAAGTAGATCAAAAACGAAATTAGAACCAGATGCACAGATAGTCCTCGATTCGATTAGAAAAATAGTTAGAACACTTCGTCAAACATCAAAGTTTACAGAAAAAAACTTAGGCTTGAGCACAGCTCAAATTTTCGTACTTCAGAAGTTAGCAGCCAGCAAAGTTCCGCTATCTATAAACAAGCTAGCCGCCGCCACTCTAACCCATCAAAGCTCGGTATCGGTCGTGGTATCTAAACTAGTTTATCGTAAACTGATAGACAGAGTAGAATCAGAAACCGATTCACGGTCTGTCGAACTAAGCATAAGCAAGCATGGTCAATCCCTACTTACCAAAAGCCCAATGTCTATTCAGGAACGCCTTATGAATGGTTTAGCCCAATTGAGTGAAACTCAGCGAACCGCTCTTGTAAAAGGTTTACAAGCTTTGGTTCAAAAGTCAGGAATGGAAAATGAGGAGCCTTCAATGTTACTTGAGGACGATACTGAAAAGAAATAG
- a CDS encoding glycoside hydrolase family 15 protein, which translates to MYPYGLIGNCQTAALINKSGSIDWLCFPRPDSPPVFGRILDPEGGHFSIEGKGRFEGQQNYIPNTTILKTTVTNEDGSQFEITDFNPRFYQHGRVYRPISLFRIVKPIKGNPAICVSCKPVDGWTKKPVKPIRGNSHLRFELQDDHMRLATNMPLTYLCEETHFILNEPLYFGLTWSLGIEEDLVSVSERFLSQTLDYWTTWVKHCSIPSLYQKETIRSALTLKLHCYEDTGAILAALTTSLPEERNQNRNWDYRFCWLRDAYFVLSAFQNLGHFEEMEGFIKFILNIAEKHEHSRERLWPVYRLDQTLPLPEVEHLNWQGFAGSKPVRSNNQAAEHVQNDVYGEMILTLAPIFIDERFHHLRTKDLERLLAHLGKFCAQSISKPDAGLWEIRDGWQEHSFSNLMCWAGLDRIETIRSLGFLPELSFDLTSAKKLAEKSIRSAVINGSLRNAPNDESFDSSLLQISNLRFPDEDVVKKTVEQIQENLKLEASSSTASFLYRYLRNDDFGQPKSAFLICSFWLIQSLSRTGQIEKAREVTKNVMVAANSLGLFSEHYIPSERMQTGNFPQAYSHVGQINAAFAVSPPWGDVL; encoded by the coding sequence ATGTATCCATACGGGCTAATTGGAAATTGCCAAACCGCTGCATTGATTAACAAGTCTGGCTCAATTGATTGGCTTTGTTTTCCGAGGCCAGATAGTCCGCCAGTTTTTGGACGCATCTTAGATCCCGAAGGTGGACACTTCTCTATTGAAGGAAAAGGCAGATTCGAAGGTCAGCAAAACTATATTCCTAATACAACAATTTTAAAAACGACAGTAACCAACGAAGACGGAAGTCAATTTGAAATCACCGACTTCAATCCACGGTTCTATCAACATGGTCGCGTCTATCGCCCAATATCACTTTTTAGAATTGTAAAACCAATTAAAGGAAACCCTGCAATTTGTGTGAGTTGCAAACCGGTGGATGGATGGACAAAAAAACCTGTTAAACCAATTCGCGGGAACAGTCACCTTAGATTCGAACTGCAAGACGATCACATGCGATTAGCTACAAATATGCCGCTTACTTATTTATGCGAAGAAACGCATTTTATTTTGAATGAACCTCTTTATTTTGGACTGACTTGGAGTTTAGGAATCGAAGAAGACTTAGTCAGTGTTTCAGAACGGTTTTTAAGCCAGACTCTGGATTACTGGACAACGTGGGTTAAGCATTGCTCAATACCGAGCCTCTATCAAAAAGAAACAATTCGATCAGCGCTAACTTTAAAACTCCATTGTTATGAAGACACCGGCGCAATCCTTGCCGCACTAACTACAAGTCTACCGGAAGAGCGAAATCAGAACCGCAATTGGGACTACCGCTTCTGCTGGCTTCGCGATGCGTATTTTGTACTTTCGGCTTTTCAAAACCTTGGGCATTTTGAGGAAATGGAAGGATTCATAAAATTCATTCTTAATATTGCCGAAAAGCACGAACATTCGCGCGAGCGACTTTGGCCCGTTTACCGACTCGATCAAACTCTCCCTCTCCCCGAGGTCGAACACTTAAACTGGCAAGGTTTTGCTGGAAGCAAACCTGTACGTAGCAACAATCAAGCGGCCGAGCACGTTCAGAATGATGTGTACGGCGAAATGATTCTAACCTTGGCTCCCATTTTTATTGATGAAAGATTTCATCACTTAAGAACCAAGGACCTCGAACGACTTCTCGCTCATCTGGGAAAATTTTGTGCCCAAAGCATTTCAAAGCCTGATGCCGGACTTTGGGAAATCCGAGATGGTTGGCAAGAGCATTCTTTTTCAAATTTAATGTGCTGGGCGGGGCTTGATCGCATCGAAACTATAAGATCGCTGGGATTTTTACCGGAACTGAGTTTCGATTTAACTTCGGCAAAAAAATTAGCTGAAAAATCTATTCGGTCTGCTGTCATCAATGGTTCTCTACGCAATGCCCCTAACGATGAGAGTTTCGATTCATCGTTGCTACAAATTTCTAACTTAAGATTTCCCGATGAGGACGTTGTAAAAAAAACGGTCGAACAAATTCAAGAAAACCTAAAATTAGAAGCAAGTTCTTCTACCGCCAGCTTTCTTTACCGCTACCTTCGAAATGATGATTTCGGCCAGCCTAAATCGGCGTTTCTTATTTGCTCTTTCTGGCTGATTCAGTCGCTGAGTCGAACAGGACAAATAGAAAAAGCGCGCGAAGTGACCAAAAACGTGATGGTTGCCGCTAATTCTCTTGGTCTATTTTCAGAACACTATATTCCGTCCGAAAGAATGCAGACCGGTAACTTCCCACAAGCATATTCTCACGTCGGACAAATTAATGCAGCCTTTGCGGTGAGTCCGCCGTGGGGCGATGTCCTTTAA
- a CDS encoding sigma-54-dependent Fis family transcriptional regulator — protein MESFRAAVSQMLGVYNDITEAGSLASARSILLKESFDIAVLDKALPDGDGIELLTEIKASYPNTIVIMLTSDSDFSSVKHCMARGADDYVVKSENIIPDLLVRIPIAVSKSASTRRLQSLETLVREVFRYEIVGKSPATMELRETVLSLKGSGANVLITGETGTGKELVARRLNSIEDEKNRPFVALNCGAIAENIIESELFGHKKGSFTGAIQDRPGKFEQANGGDIFLDEIGELPLSAQVRLLRAIQENEICRVGDNRIIKITCRILAATNRSLEQMVREGKFREDLYHRLNVVRISTTPLRHRLSDISDLATMFTLQIGGANFKISEHAIRALKDYDWPGNIRELRNAIERAVISAKRRKSSEIKFDDITVHSPPETTLQSMRKLEASLPIQLSDLTPNNYREFLESLEREYLKSAIELTGGSAIEISSRLGLARSTTFKKLKQLQINDGRKNTEESKNRAIKNKNEGLPQRLM, from the coding sequence ATGGAATCATTTCGAGCGGCCGTGTCGCAGATGCTGGGCGTTTATAATGATATTACAGAAGCCGGTTCCTTAGCTTCGGCCCGATCCATCTTACTAAAAGAGTCTTTCGACATCGCAGTCTTGGATAAAGCCCTTCCTGATGGCGATGGAATCGAGTTACTGACCGAGATTAAAGCGTCCTACCCAAATACAATAGTAATCATGTTAACTTCAGATTCTGATTTCTCTTCGGTCAAACATTGCATGGCCCGAGGAGCAGACGACTACGTTGTAAAATCAGAAAATATTATTCCAGACCTACTTGTTCGTATTCCAATTGCGGTTTCTAAATCTGCTTCGACGAGAAGGCTTCAAAGTTTAGAAACTTTAGTGCGCGAAGTTTTTCGCTATGAAATAGTTGGCAAATCGCCAGCAACAATGGAACTCAGAGAGACCGTTTTAAGCCTAAAGGGCTCTGGAGCAAATGTACTTATAACTGGGGAAACCGGGACTGGTAAAGAGCTAGTCGCCAGAAGATTGAATTCAATTGAGGATGAAAAGAATAGGCCTTTTGTCGCTCTGAACTGTGGCGCAATCGCAGAAAATATCATTGAGAGTGAACTCTTCGGTCATAAGAAAGGTTCTTTTACCGGCGCCATTCAGGATCGCCCTGGAAAATTTGAACAAGCTAATGGTGGCGATATTTTTCTTGATGAGATCGGTGAACTTCCTTTATCTGCCCAAGTTCGTTTATTGCGAGCCATTCAAGAAAATGAAATTTGCCGCGTTGGTGATAACCGAATAATAAAAATTACTTGTCGAATTCTTGCGGCAACCAATCGAAGTTTAGAACAAATGGTCCGTGAAGGGAAATTTCGCGAAGATCTGTATCATCGGTTGAATGTAGTTCGCATTTCAACAACTCCTTTGCGACATAGACTTTCAGACATTTCCGACTTGGCAACTATGTTTACTCTGCAAATTGGCGGAGCAAACTTTAAAATTTCAGAACACGCTATTCGCGCACTCAAAGATTATGACTGGCCTGGAAATATCCGTGAACTTCGCAATGCAATCGAACGCGCTGTTATTTCGGCTAAACGAAGAAAATCATCAGAAATTAAATTTGATGACATCACCGTTCACAGCCCTCCTGAAACCACGCTCCAGAGTATGAGAAAACTAGAAGCGTCGTTACCAATTCAATTATCGGATCTAACGCCTAATAACTACCGTGAGTTTTTAGAAAGTCTAGAACGTGAATATCTAAAGTCTGCAATAGAACTTACTGGCGGTAGTGCTATCGAAATTTCAAGTCGATTAGGACTTGCACGAAGCACAACATTTAAAAAATTAAAACAACTCCAAATCAATGACGGACGAAAAAATACTGAGGAGTCGAAAAATAGAGCGATAAAGAATAAAAACGAGGGGTTGCCGCAGAGACTTATGTAA
- a CDS encoding response regulator — MKDLIGRLSKLQSGGNVVSLKTKDFESSKSIRLFGQLGASFVLLYFVYFLRQTAQPILGEDAALLPFLLAVIFSAWFGSIASGIATVIGGAIIGIYFFINPINHFGIDSVPDIIRLALYLVEGVLISIIIGSLKAAKKKLLQNSLELAQAKIKADTANQTKSLFLANMSHEIRTPMTAILGFAEILKHDDLNPVQRNEFISIVQKNTQALCNLIDNILDLSKIEAGKLQIEAIPFSPKLILEEIFSLLFIKAQTKDIQLLHAEVALPETISSDSNLIRQILINIVGNAIKFTMQGSVVVTTTFKPLNEKKGILEIEVQDTGIGISSEQRDRLFQDFAQSNTSTSRRFGGSGLGLSLSRRLAQKLGGNVELIDSKDGSGSKFLITLLVETVGASKISKSIEKSEYLKELRGKHILLVEDAPENQMLIKYFLKSFGIEVTVASDGLSGANLALKNAYDLVLMDIQMPGIDGFEALQVLRKKLYPGKVFALTAHAMVEERKKCLDAGFNGFLSKPISREILVTSIAEAILSKSEDHRDVR; from the coding sequence GTGAAAGATTTAATTGGGCGTTTATCCAAATTACAAAGCGGAGGTAACGTAGTGAGCCTAAAAACCAAAGACTTTGAATCATCCAAGTCCATTCGTCTTTTCGGACAATTAGGTGCATCTTTTGTCCTTCTTTATTTTGTCTATTTTCTTCGACAAACGGCACAGCCTATTCTGGGTGAAGATGCCGCGCTTCTTCCATTTTTGCTAGCCGTTATTTTTTCCGCCTGGTTCGGCAGTATTGCCTCTGGAATTGCTACGGTAATTGGTGGTGCTATCATAGGGATTTACTTTTTCATCAATCCGATCAATCATTTTGGAATTGATAGCGTTCCCGATATTATTCGCCTAGCATTATATTTAGTCGAAGGGGTTTTAATTAGCATTATCATTGGATCGCTGAAAGCCGCCAAGAAAAAACTGCTGCAAAATTCACTTGAATTGGCACAAGCAAAAATTAAGGCCGATACGGCAAATCAAACAAAATCTCTATTTTTGGCAAATATGAGCCATGAAATTCGCACTCCGATGACGGCTATTTTAGGATTTGCAGAAATTCTAAAGCATGACGATCTGAATCCAGTGCAAAGGAACGAGTTTATAAGTATTGTTCAAAAAAACACCCAGGCACTTTGTAACCTGATTGATAATATTCTTGATTTATCCAAAATTGAGGCGGGAAAATTACAAATCGAAGCGATCCCTTTTTCGCCAAAATTAATTCTTGAAGAAATTTTTTCTTTGTTATTCATCAAGGCCCAAACGAAGGACATTCAACTTCTTCACGCCGAGGTGGCTCTCCCCGAGACTATTTCTTCTGATTCAAATTTAATTCGTCAGATTCTTATAAATATTGTTGGCAATGCAATTAAATTTACCATGCAAGGCTCCGTCGTAGTCACAACAACTTTTAAGCCCCTAAACGAAAAGAAGGGCATACTCGAAATTGAAGTTCAAGACACTGGCATTGGCATTAGTTCAGAACAAAGAGATCGACTATTTCAGGACTTTGCTCAATCCAACACTTCCACGTCAAGACGATTTGGGGGATCAGGCCTTGGATTGTCGCTCTCACGTCGTCTTGCACAGAAACTTGGTGGTAACGTCGAACTGATTGATTCCAAAGATGGATCCGGCAGCAAATTTTTAATAACGTTGTTGGTTGAAACTGTTGGCGCGAGTAAAATCAGTAAATCAATTGAAAAATCCGAATACTTAAAAGAATTACGAGGGAAACATATTTTACTTGTCGAAGACGCACCAGAAAATCAAATGCTAATCAAATACTTTCTCAAATCATTTGGCATCGAAGTTACCGTTGCTTCAGACGGACTAAGCGGTGCAAATTTGGCCTTAAAAAATGCATATGATCTTGTGTTAATGGACATTCAAATGCCCGGCATCGACGGCTTCGAAGCACTGCAAGTTCTACGTAAAAAATTATATCCAGGCAAAGTTTTTGCTCTAACTGCGCATGCAATGGTGGAAGAACGTAAAAAGTGTTTGGATGCAGGATTTAATGGTTTTTTATCGAAACCAATTTCTCGCGAAATTTTAGTCACATCGATTGCCGAAGCGATCCTTTCGAAATCTGAGGACCATAGAGATGTTCGGTAA
- a CDS encoding chloride channel protein produces MDILKESHELYRFGSKKICEIRDHFQRLLPFWIAGALTALFATGYAHLFSWAEEVSKKIFNFSGLWFVAIPPIFFCISWLLVEKLAPKANGSGIPQLMVAIEKAHQKQIDSIDNFLSFRIILVKIISSICGVLGGGAIGREGPTLQISGSIFHLVGKNWKWGEIQNRSAFLMAGAASGLASAFNTPLGGIVYVIEELAKSHLSSFRTGVLHAVIFAGIISQMIMGPYLYLGYPKIPNFEYYLVWQYLTISLISAAVVTVFAQSLKYVVRWRTDLNSISKKAIFTLASGLLFGLLVVLLSSHGKGSGKDLLTSMLFNSQNASLSDFVSRFFGSILTYANGGAGGIFAPTLSLGGSSGSYFSNLFNFELGPLAVLIGMTAGLAALTHSPLTSFILVLEMTDRHSSIFPLMLSAIIGHGLSKLISKKSFYEFVYERLLKEMDSNERNS; encoded by the coding sequence ATGGATATACTAAAGGAATCACATGAGCTTTACCGGTTCGGATCGAAAAAGATTTGTGAAATCAGAGACCACTTCCAAAGACTGTTGCCTTTTTGGATTGCCGGAGCACTGACTGCACTTTTTGCGACAGGATATGCGCACTTATTTTCTTGGGCCGAAGAGGTTTCTAAGAAAATATTTAATTTTTCTGGATTGTGGTTTGTTGCGATACCACCGATTTTCTTTTGTATTTCGTGGCTTCTCGTTGAAAAATTGGCACCGAAGGCTAACGGCAGCGGAATTCCTCAATTAATGGTTGCAATTGAAAAAGCACACCAAAAGCAAATTGATTCGATTGATAATTTTTTGAGTTTTAGAATTATTTTGGTCAAAATAATCAGCTCGATCTGTGGAGTATTAGGAGGAGGAGCGATTGGTCGTGAAGGGCCAACTTTACAAATTTCCGGTTCAATTTTTCATTTGGTAGGAAAGAATTGGAAGTGGGGAGAAATACAAAATAGATCAGCTTTTTTGATGGCTGGCGCTGCTTCGGGCTTAGCCTCGGCCTTCAACACCCCCCTTGGTGGGATTGTATATGTTATCGAGGAACTCGCCAAATCTCATCTAAGTTCGTTTAGAACCGGCGTACTTCATGCTGTCATTTTCGCAGGTATTATCTCTCAGATGATTATGGGGCCATACCTATATCTTGGATACCCTAAGATCCCAAATTTTGAATATTATTTAGTTTGGCAATATTTAACAATATCTTTGATTTCGGCGGCTGTAGTTACCGTTTTTGCTCAGTCGTTAAAGTATGTGGTTCGCTGGCGCACTGACTTGAATTCTATTTCGAAAAAGGCAATTTTTACGTTAGCATCCGGCCTACTTTTTGGATTGCTCGTTGTCTTACTTTCATCTCACGGCAAAGGATCTGGAAAAGATTTGCTGACCAGTATGCTTTTTAACTCTCAAAATGCGAGTTTATCTGATTTTGTATCACGCTTTTTTGGCAGCATACTTACATATGCAAATGGCGGAGCAGGAGGGATTTTCGCCCCGACTCTAAGTTTAGGTGGATCATCAGGATCTTATTTCAGTAACTTATTCAATTTTGAACTTGGCCCTCTCGCCGTGCTGATTGGGATGACTGCAGGACTTGCGGCTCTAACCCATTCACCTTTGACTTCTTTTATTCTTGTCCTTGAAATGACTGATAGACACAGCTCAATTTTTCCTTTGATGTTGTCCGCAATTATTGGTCATGGCTTATCAAAACTAATTTCTAAAAAATCATTCTATGAATTCGTATATGAGAGATTGTTAAAGGAAATGGATTCAAATGAACGTAATAGTTAA
- a CDS encoding cupin domain-containing protein: MKKAIDVIKQLDLKPLPEEGGYYRETYRDNAVKLSAKSYGIESESARSICTGIYYLVVPESFSALHRVKSDEVFHFYSGDPVEMIQIDQSGNLKRFTLGADIFSGQAPQVVVPRGVWQALRLKTAGKWALMGTTVAPGFEFEDFEVGTREAMTKQFPQHQSDIIRFTREPNEKVH; encoded by the coding sequence ATGAAAAAGGCTATCGACGTTATCAAACAGCTTGATCTGAAGCCACTACCTGAAGAAGGTGGATATTACAGAGAAACCTATCGCGACAATGCAGTTAAATTATCTGCGAAATCGTATGGCATAGAATCAGAATCAGCTAGAAGCATCTGTACTGGCATTTATTATCTAGTCGTTCCGGAAAGCTTTTCAGCTCTTCACCGAGTTAAAAGTGATGAAGTTTTTCACTTTTATTCTGGCGATCCCGTTGAAATGATTCAAATAGACCAATCAGGAAATTTAAAAAGATTTACCCTTGGCGCAGATATATTTTCCGGCCAAGCTCCACAGGTCGTAGTCCCACGCGGAGTATGGCAAGCCCTTCGTCTGAAAACCGCAGGAAAATGGGCATTGATGGGCACAACTGTTGCTCCAGGCTTTGAATTTGAAGATTTCGAAGTTGGTACTCGTGAAGCAATGACTAAACAATTCCCTCAACACCAGAGCGACATTATCAGATTTACAAGGGAGCCCAACGAGAAGGTGCACTGA